In Takifugu flavidus isolate HTHZ2018 chromosome 13, ASM371156v2, whole genome shotgun sequence, the following are encoded in one genomic region:
- the anxa2a gene encoding annexin A2a: MAMVSEFLGQLTLNVGSHEPTFPTVVPAVDFDPNRDAARIETAIKTKGVDEQTIIDVLTKRTYSQRREIAFSYERKAKKDMITALKGALSGSLESVILGLMKSTTQYDASEIRGSIKGLGTDEETLIEILCSRSNTELLEIKQVYKELFKKELDKDVAGDTSGNFAKLLLALVQAKRAEPSAVVDSEKIDQDARALYQAGIGVKGTDVPTWISIMSERSVPHLQKVFQRYKSYSPYDMQESIIKEVKGDLQKSFLVIVQCIENKQLYFAKRLNEAMKGKGAKEKLLTRIIVSRCEVDLKKVCSEYKAHFGESLQKAIQEHTKGDYQKVILSLCGPEE, encoded by the exons ATGGCGATGGTATCAGAATTCCTGGGACAGCTGACCCTCAATGTCGGG TCCCATGAACCCACCTTCCCCACCGTGGTGCCTGCCGTGGACTTCGACCCGAACCGAGATGCCGCCAGAATAGAGACGGCCATTAAAACCAAAG GAGTGGATGAACAGACCATCATTGACGTCTTAACAAAGCGAACCTACTCCCAAAGAAGAGAAATTGCATTTTCTTATGAAAGGAAGGCAAAAAAG GACATGATCACAGCCCTGAAGGGGGCGCTCTCTGGCTCTTTGGAAAGTGTGATCCTTGGACTGATGAAGAGTACAACTCAGTATGACGCCTCGGAGATCAGAGGATCCATCAAG GGATTAGGAACAGATGAAGAAACTTTAATTGAGATTCTGTGCTCACGGAGCAACACTGAGCTTTTGGAAATCAAGCAAGTCTACAAGGAat TGTTCAAGAAGGAGCTGGATAAAGACGTAGCAGGCGACACTTCTGGAAACTTCGCCAAGCTGCTGTTGGCCCTGGTTCAG GCCAAACGAGCAGAACCGTCTGCTGTTGTAGACTCTGAAAAGATCGACCAAGATGCCAGA GCTCTGTATCAGGCTGGAATAGGAGTTAAAGGGACTGATGTTCCCACCTGGATCTCCATTATGTCTGAGAGAAGCGTGCCTCACCTGCAGAAAG TGTTCCAGAGGTACAAGAGCTACAGCCCCTATGACATGCAGGAGAGCATCATAAAGGAGGTCAAAGGAGACCTGCAGAAGTCCTTCCTGGTGATAG TCCAGTGtattgaaaacaaacagctgtaCTTTGCCAAAAGACTGAATGAAGCCATGAAG GGTAAAGGAGCCAAAGAGAAGCTCTTGACCAGAATTATCGTGTCACGCTGTGAAGTGGACCTGAAGAAAGTCTGTTCTGAGTACAAGGCCCACTTTGGGGAGTCTCTGCAAAAGGCTATTCAG GAACACACCAAGGGAGACTACCAGAAGGTTATTCTCAGCCTGTGTGGCCCAGAAGAATAA